CGGGCTACCCTTTGTGGGTGATACGTTGGATGGCAACCTGCCGACCTGGGTTACGCAGGGCATGGGCATCAACTTCTACTTCGGTGGCACCTCGCTGCTGATCGTCGTCGGCGTGGCCATGGACTTCGTCCAGCAACTCGAGAGCCAGCTGGTGATGCGCAATTACGCCGGTTTCAGGAAGCGAGGCCGCATGAGAGGACGCCGTGGATAGACCTGTTCGAGGTGTGCTTCTGGGCGCGCCGGGTTCCG
The bacterium genome window above contains:
- a CDS encoding preprotein translocase subunit SecY, which gives rise to GLPFVGDTLDGNLPTWVTQGMGINFYFGGTSLLIVVGVAMDFVQQLESQLVMRNYAGFRKRGRMRGRRG